CGCGGATCGCTCCGGAGAAGTTCTCCGGAGCCGATTCGCCCAGATAGAAACGGAGTTGCTTGGTCGATGCCGCTTCAAGCCGCTTTTGGATCTCATCCACCAAAAACAATCCAACCGAATCATCGGCCCGCAGCGGGTTTCCCACACCTAAAAACGCAATTTTGTCAGCCCCTTGCCAAGCTTGGGCGAGCCGCTCGATGACCTGTTTCATTCCTGATCTTCCTCAAGTTTCTCGCGGTCATAATGGGCCAACTCAAACTCGGAACTTGATTTTAGCGCTTTCCGGGGACAGGAATCTACGCATTGCGCGCAATAAATGCAACGGTCCAAATAAAATTTGGCCTTAAATACCTTCTCTTTGTCGGTCGGAGAGATCTGAACCGCCTTGGCCGGGCAATCCCGCATGCAGATCTTGCAACCGATACAAGCCTGGGAATCAAATTTGATTTTACCGCGAAAGTTCTTGGGAATCATCGCCTTTTCCTTGGGATAGCTGGTCGTGGCCGGCTTCTTGAAAAGCGATTTGATAACCTCAGGAACCATCTTCCCGGGATGTTTCATCGTAATCCACCTCGTACACGGAGATCGGTTATTTCAAAACCGTCATTTTAAACAGCACATCAATTAAGAGTTGCAACAAGGCTGCCGGCGCCAGATACTTCCAGCAGAAGCGCATCATCTGCTCGATCCGGACCCGGGCGGTCACCGTCCGGAAAACGGTCAGGATGACCACGATTGCCAAAGTCTTGACGACAAAAAATAAGAAAGCCCACACCGGCGTGAGGCCGAGCGAACCGCCCCAAAAGACGGCCGACAATAACGTGGCGACCACTACCATTTCCAGATCGATGGCCAAGCGAAAGATGGCCAAAAGTTTGCCGCCATACTCAGTAAAACTGCCGCCGACGATCTCCGTCTCCGCCTCCGGAATGTCAAATGGCACCCGCTCCAGTTTTCCCTGGGCTGCTACCAAGGCTACCACAAAACCAATGATATTAACGAACAGATAAGCGGGGTGTTCCGTGAAGAATTGGTTCATACCGCTGATCGACCAAGTTCCCGCCAATAATGCCGGTCCAAGCAAGACCAACAGCAATGGGACTTCATAAGCAAACAGCTGGGTCAAATTCCGGACCGAACCCAATGTAGAAAAGAGCGAAATCGAGTTCCACCCGGCCAGGAAAAAGGTCATGGTCGGAATGGTCAATAAATAGAAGACCACCACCAGATCGCCTTCAAACGAGAAAATGGCCTGAGTTCCCAATACCGGAATATACAGAAAAGCAGTCAACACCGCGGCCAGCGCGAAGATGGGCAGCATTCTAAACATCACCGGATCCGCCGCTGCGGGGATGATCTCCTCTTTGGCCATTAGTTTGATGAAATCAGCCTCGGGCTGATACCATGGCGGACCGATCCGGTTTTGAAAACGGGCATATAATTTCCGATCCACCCATTCGCAAATCATCCCGTAAGCGCTCAAAAAGAGCAGACCGGGAAATACCAGCATATAAAAGAAATTAGCTCCAATTTCCATCTTTACACCACCAAACCCTATTGATGTCGGGAAAGATCGATCCCGCGGTGCTTTTTATACCAGTTGATCCCATACTCGCGCAACTGGCCCCAGTCCATAATCTCGGATTTCTTGCCCTGTACGACCTTGATCGCCCGGTCCGTGCAGGAGAAACAAGGGTCAATCGCCGCGATGACGATCGGGAAGTCCGCCAGGTAGCCACCGCGCAACATATGCCGGATCGAAGGCAGATTTGCCAAGGTTGCGGCACGAATTTTTACCCGTTCCGGAATTTCGCTGCCATTGGAACGGACATAGTGAATATTCTCGCCGCGCGGCGCTTCATTACGGGACACAGCCTCGCCGGCCGGAATTTTGCGCGGCACTTTGACGGCGATGGGTCCTTCCGGCAATTTTTCAAACATTTCTTTCAGCATTTTATAGCTCTCTAGCAACTCAAAGACCCTGACAATGGACCGGCCCAACACATCCGCGTGCTGGTCGGTGATCACGTTAAACTGGATATGTTGATAAACCCCGTATGGATCATCTTTGCGGGTATCGCGGCTGACTCCCGATCCCCTGGCCGTTGGACCCACCGCCCCATAAAGTTCGGCATCCTCCTTCGAAAGTTTGCCGACTCCCAATAACCGGCCGATAAAGGTAGGTTCTTCAGTAACGACTTTGATGTAATATTCGGTCCGGGCGGTCAGTTGCTCGAGGGTCTTTAGAGCCTGTTGTGTCTGCTCCGAATCGATGTCCCGCCGGACCCCGCCAACGGTATTAATCCCGTAATTCACCCGGTTGCCGGAGAGTAGCGCCAATAAATCCATCACTAACTCCCGATCCCGCCAGGCGTACATAAAGAGGGTGTCGAAACCGACTTCATGGCCGGCAACCCCCAACCAGAGCAAGTGAC
This is a stretch of genomic DNA from Hydrogenispora ethanolica. It encodes these proteins:
- a CDS encoding nickel-dependent hydrogenase large subunit, translating into MAEIKVPMGPQHPALKEPESFNLILEGERIVDAEVKLGYNHRGIEKACESRSYIQSLYLTERVCGICSHTHSTAFIQAVEEIAKVEVPPRGQFIRGIIGELERVHSHLLWLGVAGHEVGFDTLFMYAWRDRELVMDLLALLSGNRVNYGINTVGGVRRDIDSEQTQQALKTLEQLTARTEYYIKVVTEEPTFIGRLLGVGKLSKEDAELYGAVGPTARGSGVSRDTRKDDPYGVYQHIQFNVITDQHADVLGRSIVRVFELLESYKMLKEMFEKLPEGPIAVKVPRKIPAGEAVSRNEAPRGENIHYVRSNGSEIPERVKIRAATLANLPSIRHMLRGGYLADFPIVIAAIDPCFSCTDRAIKVVQGKKSEIMDWGQLREYGINWYKKHRGIDLSRHQ
- a CDS encoding complex I subunit 1 family protein, translated to MEIGANFFYMLVFPGLLFLSAYGMICEWVDRKLYARFQNRIGPPWYQPEADFIKLMAKEEIIPAAADPVMFRMLPIFALAAVLTAFLYIPVLGTQAIFSFEGDLVVVFYLLTIPTMTFFLAGWNSISLFSTLGSVRNLTQLFAYEVPLLLVLLGPALLAGTWSISGMNQFFTEHPAYLFVNIIGFVVALVAAQGKLERVPFDIPEAETEIVGGSFTEYGGKLLAIFRLAIDLEMVVVATLLSAVFWGGSLGLTPVWAFLFFVVKTLAIVVILTVFRTVTARVRIEQMMRFCWKYLAPAALLQLLIDVLFKMTVLK
- a CDS encoding 4Fe-4S binding protein, encoding MKHPGKMVPEVIKSLFKKPATTSYPKEKAMIPKNFRGKIKFDSQACIGCKICMRDCPAKAVQISPTDKEKVFKAKFYLDRCIYCAQCVDSCPRKALKSSSEFELAHYDREKLEEDQE